Proteins found in one Amycolatopsis aidingensis genomic segment:
- a CDS encoding NHL repeat-containing protein — protein MARISGLLAVLLATLALLAPPASARTFFPAELRLPDGFQPEGIAIGAWPTAYFGSLADGRIYQASLLTGRGRVLSAGPGTPSVGIKVDSVHGRLFVAGGTGGDARVIDARTGEVRASYRLAGEGGFVNDLVITREAVWFTDSYRPVLYKLPLGRHGELPAQREITTVPLSGDIEYVPGEINGNGIVTTPDREALLIGQTVTGQLFRVDPASGVTRTVDLDGESLPHNDGQLRSGRDLYVVRNRANTVTRLELNRAGTSARVVRHATDPRFDVPATMAAFGPRFYLVNARFGTPPTPQTSYRAVAIHRF, from the coding sequence ATGGCACGGATCTCCGGGTTGCTGGCCGTCCTGCTCGCCACCCTCGCCCTGCTGGCTCCGCCCGCCTCAGCCCGCACGTTCTTCCCTGCCGAGCTCCGGCTGCCGGACGGCTTCCAGCCGGAGGGGATCGCCATCGGCGCCTGGCCGACGGCCTACTTCGGCTCGCTGGCCGACGGCCGGATCTACCAGGCCAGCCTGCTCACCGGGCGCGGCCGGGTACTCAGCGCCGGGCCGGGAACCCCGTCGGTGGGCATCAAGGTGGACTCCGTGCACGGGCGGTTGTTCGTCGCGGGGGGCACCGGCGGGGACGCGCGGGTGATCGACGCGCGCACCGGCGAGGTGCGGGCCAGCTACCGGCTCGCAGGTGAGGGCGGGTTCGTGAACGACCTGGTGATCACGCGCGAGGCCGTCTGGTTCACCGACTCCTACCGGCCGGTGCTGTACAAGCTGCCGCTCGGCAGGCACGGTGAGCTGCCAGCCCAGCGGGAGATCACGACGGTCCCGCTGTCCGGGGACATCGAGTACGTGCCCGGCGAGATCAACGGCAACGGGATCGTGACCACTCCGGACCGCGAGGCCCTGCTGATCGGCCAGACGGTGACCGGGCAGCTGTTCCGGGTCGACCCGGCCAGCGGGGTGACCCGCACGGTCGACCTCGACGGGGAGTCCCTTCCGCACAACGACGGGCAGCTGCGCTCCGGTCGGGACCTGTACGTGGTGCGCAACCGCGCGAACACGGTGACCCGGCTGGAGCTGAACCGGGCGGGCACCTCGGCCAGGGTCGTCCGGCACGCCACCGACCCGCGCTTCGACGTCCCGGCAACCATGGCCGCGTTCGGGCCCCGGTTCTACCTGGTCAACGCACGCTTCGGCACGCCGCCGACCCCGCAGACCAGCTACCGCGCCGTGGCCATCCACCGCTTCTAG
- a CDS encoding TetR/AcrR family transcriptional regulator — MPKPSSRDRILDAYEEILLNHGPAAVTLDAVAARAGVSKGGLLYHFGSKDALLDGLLERMSLLNDADLAKAREAEDGVVRYYLRSSVTDASMDNPWHRTTLAAVRLAGDEPKAAESLQACMRPWRELLVEHLDDPLTAELVTLIGDGLYLRASTGEDPNPLLEQLDEILLRLGAKP, encoded by the coding sequence GTGCCGAAGCCTTCATCCCGGGACCGGATCCTGGACGCCTACGAGGAAATCCTGCTCAACCACGGCCCCGCCGCCGTCACCCTGGACGCCGTCGCGGCGCGGGCCGGGGTGTCCAAGGGCGGGTTGCTGTACCACTTCGGGTCCAAGGACGCCCTGCTCGACGGCCTGCTGGAGCGGATGTCCCTGCTGAACGACGCGGACCTGGCGAAGGCGCGCGAGGCCGAGGACGGCGTGGTGCGGTACTACCTGCGGTCCTCGGTCACCGACGCCAGCATGGACAACCCGTGGCACCGCACCACCCTGGCCGCGGTCCGGCTGGCAGGCGACGAGCCCAAGGCCGCCGAGTCCCTGCAGGCCTGCATGCGCCCGTGGCGGGAGTTGCTGGTCGAGCACCTGGACGACCCGCTGACCGCCGAGCTGGTCACGCTGATCGGCGACGGCCTCTACCTGCGCGCCTCCACCGGTGAGGACCCCAACCCCCTGCTGGAGCAGCTCGACGAGATCCTGCTCCGGCTGGGCGCGAAGCCCTGA